The DNA segment AAGGCCTGGGGGTCCCCGCCGCCCGCGGCGGCCTCGGCAACGTCGTCCCCCTCCGCCCCGACCTCACCCCGCCGCCGCAGCTCCCGCCGACGCTGCCCGTCGCGGTCCCCGAGGAGCCCGACGCCGACCGCGCCGAGGTCGTAGAGCTGGTCCGGCGGGCGCAGGCCGGCGACGCGGAGGCGTTCGGGCGGCTCTACGACCGCTACCTCGACGTCGTCTACCGCTACGTGTACTACCGCGTCGGCGGCAAGGCGCTCGCGGAGGACCTGGTCAGCGAGACGTTCCTGCGGGCGCTGCGGCGCATCGGCACGTTCGAGTGGCAGGGCCGCGACTTCGCCGCCTGGCTCATCACCATCGCCCGCAACATCGTCGCCGACCACTACAAGAGCGGCCGGTTCCGGCTCGAGGTGTCCACCGCGGACATGATCGACGCCGACCGCGCCACCGACGGCCCCGAGAACGACGTCCTCGACGGCATCACCAACGCCTCCCTCCTCGACGCGGTCAAGAAGCTGAACAGCGAGCAGCAGGAGTGCGTGGTCCTGCGGTTCCTGCACGGGCTCTCCGTGATCGAGACCGCCCAGGCGATGGGCAAGTCGGAGGGCGCCATCAAGGCCCTCCAGTACCGCGCCGTGCGCACCCTCGGGCGCATGCTCCCCAAGGAGCTGATCCTGTGACGCTGCGTGCAACTCGGCAGGATTCCGCCCGGTTCGGCCGTAACTGTCCGCGAGCCCGGTCGTTGGGGATGCGGAAGGAGGCACTCCGGTGATGCGCCGTCAGGCGAGTCTCGCGCAGGAGTTCGCCGCCGCCCTCGAGGGCCGCGGCGTCGCCTCCGCGCGCCGTGACCCGGCCCTCGCGCCGCTGCTCGCGCTCGCGCAGGGCCTCCAGACCGTGCCGCTCGCCGCCGCCCCGGACTTCCGCGACTCGCTGCGCCAGCGCCTGCTCGCCGTCGCCACCGTCGCGCCCGCGCCCGTCGAGGTGCCGTCGCCGCTGGAGCGCGCCAGGACCTGGGTCGAGGGGTGGCGCGTCCAGAAGGCGATCTCGGTCATGGCCGCCTCGATGGCCGCCGTCGTCGGCCTCACCGGCGTCAGCGTCGCCGCCAGCCGTTCCCTCCCCGGAGACGCCCTCTACGGCGTCAAGCGCACCGCCGAGGGCGTCCAGGTCAGCCTGGCTCGCAACGACGTCAACCGCGGCAAGCGCCACCTCCAGCACGCCGAGACCCGCCTGCACGAGGTCGGCGACCTCGTCGGCTCCGACGTCGCGCTCGCGCCGCCCCCGGCGCCCGGCGACGCCGGCCCGATCACGGTGGCGTTCGGCGGCAGCAAGTCCGAGCGCGTCTCCTCCGCGCTGCGCGCCATGGACGCCGACACGCGCACCGGCACCAAGCTGCTGTTCGACGCGTACGTCGCCGACCGCGACGAGGACGTGCTGCGCGTGGTGCGCGACTTCTCGCTGCGCCAGCGCGACCGCCTCAACTCGCTCATCGACGAGCTGCCCGCGGACGCCCACGACGAGGCGCAGGCCGCGCTCGCACTCGTCGGCGACCTCAACGTCCGCGCCACCCAGCTGCTGTCCGTCGGCGCCTGCGGCGACCAGTGCGCCCCGGTGAAGCCGCCGGCGCCGCGGCCCGGCGACACCGCGCCGACCGCGCTGCCGACCGCGACCCCGAACTACGACGACCTCGGCCCGGTCCCGTGCACCTGCCCGGCCGACCCGACGGAGACCGCGGCGCCGGAGCCCACGCCGGACCCGCAGCCGCAGCCGACGCCCGCGCCGACCACGGCGCCGGAGCCCACGCCGCGACCGACGCCGACCAGCCCGCCGCCGACGTCGTCGCAGCCGAGCCACTACCCGTTGCCGTCGCAGATCCCGTCGCCCGTCGCGTCGCCGCTCCAGACGATCGCGGACGAGGTCAACGAGACGTTGCCGACGCCGTTGCCGACGCTGC comes from the Mycobacteriales bacterium genome and includes:
- a CDS encoding ECF subfamily RNA polymerase sigma factor, BldN family, producing the protein MSRPRHRLGGFDELRAQLLAYHTDPHAASFGEGLGVPAARGGLGNVVPLRPDLTPPPQLPPTLPVAVPEEPDADRAEVVELVRRAQAGDAEAFGRLYDRYLDVVYRYVYYRVGGKALAEDLVSETFLRALRRIGTFEWQGRDFAAWLITIARNIVADHYKSGRFRLEVSTADMIDADRATDGPENDVLDGITNASLLDAVKKLNSEQQECVVLRFLHGLSVIETAQAMGKSEGAIKALQYRAVRTLGRMLPKELIL
- a CDS encoding DUF5667 domain-containing protein, translating into MRRQASLAQEFAAALEGRGVASARRDPALAPLLALAQGLQTVPLAAAPDFRDSLRQRLLAVATVAPAPVEVPSPLERARTWVEGWRVQKAISVMAASMAAVVGLTGVSVAASRSLPGDALYGVKRTAEGVQVSLARNDVNRGKRHLQHAETRLHEVGDLVGSDVALAPPPAPGDAGPITVAFGGSKSERVSSALRAMDADTRTGTKLLFDAYVADRDEDVLRVVRDFSLRQRDRLNSLIDELPADAHDEAQAALALVGDLNVRATQLLSVGACGDQCAPVKPPAPRPGDTAPTALPTATPNYDDLGPVPCTCPADPTETAAPEPTPDPQPQPTPAPTTAPEPTPRPTPTSPPPTSSQPSHYPLPSQIPSPVASPLQTIADEVNETLPTPLPTLPPLPVPGAPLVPGGTTVLP